The DNA sequence aagaagcgGTTAAACGGGATCGTTTCCGGGGATTTGTGTGGAAGGAAGAGAAAGTTGAGAAGTTAGAAGAAGAAGAGCATTTGATGGCGGTGGTGGCGCAAATTGATGAGTTCCACGACCACCCGAATGGTGATTGGGCAGCCATGCCTGAGCACTGGAGCACTGAACCCAGAACAACTGCGCGTTGTGGCTGGCTGGGATTAATTACCAGTTACACCTGAAATTACTGAAACACCCTCGTTGAGATTTTGGTTAAGGAAGTTGATATTTTGGTCAAGgagtaaactgtcggtttaccccctgaacttttacctcactttcgatttccccctgaacttttccattggaaaattaaggactcaaactaatttttttagccaatttgccccctaccgttagtttttcatatattctatccatatttccgttaagtgagaccatgtgcacaacatgtgagggtagttaaattatttcactcttaaaaatgattaaaaaactgaaaataataaaaaaagcaaaactttccctctattttttcctgctaattcctatcctcgattttatttttccctctcattcctatgcatgagaaatgacatatagtgttattgtctaccatttttattttctctaacaaattaataatttgacaaatgctaatggtgctattgtctccaaagcagtgcattaatataagaaaccctagtcttttttatggacatgtttcttatattaatgcactgcttttgagacaataacaccatgagcatttgtcaaattattaatttgttagagaaaataaaaatggtagtacatgcttcaaaaaaaagattaacttagctacttatgaagacaataacaccatatgttatttctcatgcataggaatgagagggaaaattaaaattgaggataggaattagcgggaaaaaatagagggaaaattattattatttatttatttttagtttttaatcatttttaaattgaaatgacttaactatccTCACATGTTATGCACATGATCTCACTTAacagaaatatggatggaatatatgaaaaactaacggtagggggcaaattggctaaaaaaattagtttgagtccttaattttccaatagaaaagttcaagggggaaatcgaaagtgaggtgaaagttcagggggtaaaccgacagtttaccctTTGGTCAAGTCTCCGACTATCAGTTAAaatatctataaaaaattattaggaCGGTTCAGTTCGGGTTATCTAAAAGTTAATATAAATAATGTTGGGCAGATTAAATTTTCagatcaaattaataaaaatgaaaatgttaattaatatttaataataatttaatcaccAACTATCATTTTACatgatttataaaatataatttaaatagatGGTAGCTTTTGTTCTTTAGTGCTTTTGCTAAAAGCTCTTTTATCATTATGAGATTGAgactttaattaaaaaactaagtTTGAgactttaattaaaaaactaagtTCTTCTCGAAAAATATAAGCATGCCAATAGATTGAACTTGTTTAAAACATCAGCATTATAATGATATCACACTCAATTCATTATTTCTCAGAGAATTAAAGACAAACCAAATCGGAAACCGAAATAAGCAACAGTGCTAACTAGCTTGCTCAACTCTCAGGCCTTTATTCTTGAAGATAGTAATATTACTCAATGTTCCATATCGTATATGTATGCATAAATCTTGTGCTTGGCGCTTATTCCTTGAGAAGATGTGCATCAACATCTTTAATGACAGTGACCGCAAAGCTGAGGAACTTCTGTGGAGGCGGATCGTTCTCGTTGAGTTTTTCATATTCTAAAGTAATTTTCACAGAACTTCCTTCACTATTTGGAGTGATGATCTGGTAAGTGaccttgaagcttttgtaaTTGTCCAGCACATGTGATCCTTCCAAAGCTATAAGACTCACCCGATTGTTTGCTTCATCTATTTCCGCCTTTTCCTTGTAAGTCTCGACATTTCCATCTATACGTCACATGGAAAAGTACCCGGTCACCAGAGTCTCGACATTTTCATAGaaggtttaaaaaattaattgttaGTTTGATTAGTTAGGAGGAGAGAGGAATGTTATTAATATTACCTATGGTGTATTTCCAGAGCTTGACAGAGCCAGAAGTTACCCAGTCACCTTCATGTACCGTAACATCGTGTATTTTATCAGAGGCTGCTTTGGGGACGTCATGGTGCTGGTAGCTGATGAATTTGTACAGCTGATCAGCGTTGGCTTTGATCTCTACCTCAGCCTCCAGAGTCTCCAGCTTGCAAGTACCAGCTCCACTCACagccattttcttttatttgttatttataATATGTGAATAACGATAGTGTAAGTCTGGGGAATTGTAGGAGACGTATACAAACCTATTGGTTTCCACTTCTTATGCCAAATCAAGGGATCCGAGTCttttaaatttgattcaatCAGGGAgctcctttaaaagttataatactTTTAGATCCGAAAAGGATCCCTTTCCTTAGTTATGGAGGCAATTGTGGATAAGATCTGATCACTTGAAGAAAATGACGAGTTTGCGGATCTTTGCGGTTCTTCATCATTCACATGGGAGACTTTATGACTAGACCTACCAAATTTAATCGCAACAACGAACTTGATAATGAGACATCAACAATTCAACAATTCAAAAAACTTCAATTAAATTGTGACCCATAAATAAATATGTGGAATTCCTATTACTTCTTCTTTTGTAATCAATCAAAGCTGAATTATTGATGCCTAATTCATAAAAGGTTTTTCTGTTCTGCATGCAGCATCTGGACACAGGAATATTCTTTGGGATTCTTTGGGATTTTAATTGTGGACTTGTATTACCTGGCCAAATATATAAAGTTTGAAGTGCAATTAAAATTTTAGAGTGTAAATAAAATTACCATCTTTTATTGGTTTTTTAAGaaagctttaatgaaaagaatttGAGCTaagtttaatttaataaaaaaccaccatatactattatttaaccaaaaagaCTTCATATTTAATCATGAGGATAAAACTAATTTATAGTACCATACCCACAAACATTTAACACACATGAGCCCAAAACGAAATGTTTTTTTTCCACCTTTGCCCCTAACAGCAATGCTATTCTGTCAGCCAATTCTGTTACAAATAAACTTTCCTTTACTTACAAGTATGCCATTAAGTCAGCcaattctttctctctttctttttcttttggccgtTCGTTATCTCTTCaggttttgcattttttttcccCTTGTTTTCTTCATGTCGTCCCCCTCCCTCCTGAAGGAGAGGTAAAACTCAACGTGGGTGAAAGAGAGTGGCCACCTCCTCAAACCATTTTGCACGTTTAAAGAAAATGTGAGTAATTGCTTCCCcaatttcttttattatatatacatattttatatattttatatatatatatattattaatttattagtttattacttATTTGTAATTAGGTGGTTCAGATTCTTTTGTTGATCAATTTCCACCTTAATTTTGCTTACCACTTAGAACTCACTTTCCTAGAATGCAGGAGCCACTTCCATTGGAAATTATCCCAGTTTCATTTTCAGTTTGTGAGTCTTTGTAGATTTGCCAATGGGGTATCGACTCTTAACGGATAAAACAATGGTTTTGAAGATTTGCCCGTAAAGCTCCGGTATTTTCACCAGCTCGAGTGTTTTCAACATCACCACCTTCTCCTTGTTATTTGCCTTTACCAGCAGTGTTGTTCATGGCTTTGTTCTGTCCTAGCAACAACATGaaaacaaatcaacaaaaaagaGATAGGTCCTcgtcggatcctctttgtgaggatcacGAGGATTCTTTAATCCTGTCATtccatcgtacatcgtgcaatcagaaatcattttaaattatatgattcaaaattgaacacaaacagtacctgacgaaaattgaccgcacgatgtatgatgaacgaacATGATTAAAGGATCtccgggatcctcacaaagaggatccggcgaggatcctatCTCAACAAAAAAATGCATTGATCTACTAACAATTTGATACTTTATGtcttcaaataaaaaacaagatcAAATAGCTACAATATTTCCCCAGGTAAacaaaattatcaattaaaaatattgaacactaactatttctcGAATTGGATAGGGGTACCGATACTATTTCTTAAATAGAACATTAGTActattattatttcttaaactgaatactAGCACTATcaatatttcttaaactgaacattcattatttcttaaactaagcACTGGTActgtcactatttcttaaactgaacattcactatttcgtaaactgaacacaaatattattactatttcttaaactgaatattCACTATTTTGTATACTGAACACGGgtattatcattatttcttaaacttaaCACTAATATTATTACTATTTCTTAAGCTgaatactgactatttcttaaattgaacactgactatttttATAATTGAATACAGGTActgtcactatttcttaaaccagAAATAGTGAATTAGGGTTTAGTTATTATGATATATTGTTGGATTATGATTAACATATAATTGTGTTCTGGCCTTATAGAAAAAAAGGTACACACCATGTTAAATACATGTAggtatttatatataaatatatattacgCACGTATACTGTAATTCCAACTTTTGATAGATCAAGCCATGAGTTTCCCAGTCCCCTTCATGCACCTGGATACTGCCAGAACAAATTTTTGGGACGTGTGGCGAGCCTGGCTCTTGAAGATGTTGTAGAACTTCTCAGCAGGTGCCTTGATTTCGATCTCAGTCTCAACCTTACCGTGCAGAGTCATGTTTATGATCAGTTGGGATGGCaccataattaatcaatttgCACCATActactaaatttttttaatttttcatcatTTCTTTCGTTAAGTAGGTGTGCTATCCGCATGACTGCCTTCAAAGGGTAAAAAAGTCATTTTACCTACACCTTctgtcttctttcttttctccgaactttctcttcttcttccttttcacCAAGCCGAGCCCGTGCTGTTCCACCATGCTCCACCGGCACGATTTTCCGGCGAACACCAAAAGAAACAATGGGAGGGATCTGAGCTCGTAGATTCGCGTTCACTACATCCCTTTCTTACACTCATCGCAAACCCTACCCTCCTATTCCAGTGGGTACACCTCCCCCGTCGCCATTGAGTTTCTGAATAAAAACCGCGCGTACAACTCGACCACCACCGCCGCCACTCCTACGGCTCCCATAGCCACCAACGCGTGCTCTCGCGAAGACCCGCACCTGAAGTTGGTGCCTTCGATTATGATCGAGTACTTGGACTTTGTCTCTCCCGGATCCACGAAGCGCATGGAGTAGGAGGCGGGGAGGCCGCAGAGCGCGTAAGACCCAAGCTTGGCGATGTGGGGAGAAGATGAGATAGATTTGATCAAGCCTTGCCAAAGAATCTGGGAagtacaaaataataggaatattattaaactaacgaGAATGCGGGaatggctacaaaaccctagaatgctacattgtgactaattTATTGTTCTACGAGCTACAAAGcatcatatatatagagaactaaCATAACCCTAGTAGGCAAGaaaacgaaaccctaatactaacgggctaagcccaaattcaaacaataaaataatcatAAATTCTAACACCCCCCATCAAACTCATGACGGTATACGGCAAGAGTTTGGAACAAGAAGAGGCGGATGCAAGCTCCGTTAGGCAGACACGACAAAACAAGCTCCGTAGGCGGACACGACAAAGCaagctccgttaggcggacaCAATAAGGCAAGCGGGTGAGCAACCAAGTGAGCAAATGAACAATCCAAGCTTCAATCAACAAGGCCCAACCAAAGGCCTTCAAACAAATCATAATAGCAACAACACGTTTGCcccaacaaaaagcaacaaataCTGCCTACCAACTCTTTTCCACTAGCAACTTTTCACAGGtcaacaaactttttttttctttgctttcttcCTTCGATCTGCGAACAAAGTGTGGTAACAAATGGTGGGTGCGGCGGTTGCTGGGTAGGGCAAGCAAATTCATCTCTAGGTGCAGTTATGGGACGACATCAGGTTACAAGTCCGGGCAGCAATGGTTCCAGGTGGGTTCAACGGATTATGGGTAGCAATGGGTTTCGATATGGGCTTCAAAAAGTTGTCAGGCAGCAGCAATGCGAATCGATTCAGATGGTACAGGCTATAGCAACGAGTGCGATGGCCAACTCGTGCATGCGTCATTGGGTGGCAAGACGACGACGTGATGCATGCAGCAAATAGATTCAattttttctccctttttttaaGCAACAAAACCCTAACTAGGGCACAACGACAAACCACAACGAAGAAGAGGAATGTGACAAGACAAACAAACTAGCTACCAAGAACAGATTCAACCCATCAAACCTGCtatgataccaagttgaatatcagagtgcgcaacgaacaagactacaaaataatatgaatattattaaactaacgaGAATGTCAGAAtgactacaaaaccatagaaggctacattgtgactaacttattGTTTTACGAGCTATAAAGCATCATGTATATAGAGAACTAACCTAACCCTAATAAGCAAGaaaacgaaaccctaatactGATGGGTTAAGctcaaattcaaacaataaaataatcctaaattccaacactccacaTACTCTACTGCACCAAattcccctttctctctcttctcttctattctctctctctctctgcttttcCTTTTCACATTGCTTCTTATTGATGACCCACAACCACTCTAACACGTTGCCGCTACTCtcttccttcctttcctttccttGTAAGAAAACAAGTATTCTTCCCCTCCTCTGAGCGCTTTTTACTCTCAGAGATTTTCCCCAACTGAGTTTTTCATTTACTGCAAAAACat is a window from the Malus domestica chromosome 16, GDT2T_hap1 genome containing:
- the LOC103402579 gene encoding MLP-like protein 328 translates to MAVSGAGTCKLETLEAEVEIKANADQLYKFISYQHHDVPKAASDKIHDVTVHEGDWVTSGSVKLWKYTIDGNVETYKEKAEIDEANNRVSLIALEGSHVLDNYKSFKVTYQIITPNSEGSSVKITLEYEKLNENDPPPQKFLSFAVTVIKDVDAHLLKE